The following proteins are co-located in the Nocardia bhagyanarayanae genome:
- a CDS encoding GlxA family transcriptional regulator, producing MRSVAVIGYDGAELLDIACVTSTLDGANRLGADPAYSVHLVTPGGRAITCDSGLRLAGERSLERSTGPLDTLVVSGGLGHRRAAANQRLVAHVRRLAAVSRRVSSVCTGASVLAAAGLLDGKRATTHWIAADQLAAAHPAVTVDPDPIYIRDGHIATAAGMTSALDLMLAFIEEDHDAELARHVARGLVTYLQRPGNQAQMSMFTAEPMAEHALVRRVATHIAANLSGDLSTAALAAREGTSARHLTRLFVEHAGVTPGRYVRRARVEAAAHLLASTDAPIAAVAARCGFGSAETLRQSFVRRYGVPPAHYRATAVRNRRAERVSG from the coding sequence ATGCGTAGCGTGGCGGTCATCGGCTATGACGGCGCCGAGCTGCTGGACATCGCGTGTGTCACCTCCACGCTCGACGGCGCCAACCGGCTCGGCGCCGACCCCGCCTACTCGGTGCACCTGGTTACGCCCGGCGGCCGGGCGATCACCTGCGACTCCGGTTTGCGCCTCGCGGGGGAGCGCTCGCTGGAACGGTCGACCGGTCCGCTGGACACCCTCGTCGTCTCCGGCGGCCTCGGCCATCGACGGGCCGCGGCGAACCAGCGGCTGGTGGCGCACGTCCGGCGCCTCGCCGCGGTCAGCAGGCGGGTGTCCTCGGTCTGCACGGGCGCGAGTGTGCTGGCCGCGGCGGGGCTGCTCGACGGGAAGCGGGCCACCACGCACTGGATAGCGGCCGACCAGTTGGCCGCCGCGCACCCGGCTGTCACGGTCGATCCTGATCCGATCTACATCCGAGACGGCCACATCGCGACAGCGGCGGGCATGACGAGCGCGCTCGATCTGATGCTCGCGTTCATCGAGGAGGACCACGACGCCGAACTCGCCCGCCACGTCGCCCGCGGGCTGGTCACCTATCTCCAGCGGCCCGGCAATCAGGCGCAGATGAGCATGTTCACCGCCGAGCCCATGGCGGAGCACGCACTGGTCCGACGGGTCGCGACGCACATCGCCGCGAACTTGTCCGGTGATCTGTCCACGGCCGCGCTCGCCGCACGCGAAGGGACCAGCGCGCGACACCTCACGCGGTTGTTCGTCGAGCATGCCGGGGTGACGCCGGGCCGGTACGTGCGCCGAGCCCGGGTGGAGGCGGCGGCACACCTGCTGGCGAGCACCGACGCGCCGATCGCCGCGGTGGCGGCGCGCTGCGGTTTCGGCTCCGCCGAGACGCTGCGTCAGTCCTTCGTGCGGCGCTACGGCGTGCCGCCCGCGCACTATCGCGCGACCGCGGTCAGGAACAGGCGAGCCGAGCGGGTCAGCGGCTGA
- a CDS encoding SRPBCC family protein, producing MAAKALEEVTRKLGETATGAASRAKKTAESGTPQQQLQDSLRNLTGTIAERALMRVADRVSGTADRLTQVAEGGGGNLLSALTGVEKLAEGKSPMSAAMSAGVEKLKSSATEKFQDVKESLTGGKGKGSGGKKLKLTNIVEHIDVGVPIDLAYDQWTQFADFPKFMKKVEQVEQVSDEKLEWSGKVFWSKRTWSSTIVEQVPFERIVWRSKGHKGYIDGAVTFHELTPDLTRIIVVLEYHPAGFFEKTANLWRAAGRRVRLELKHFQRHVMTESVLHPDDIVGWHGEIRDKKVVKDDETARREEEEEGEDEERDEAGEGEERDEAEEEETDEDEEPDEDEEPDEDEGERDEAEEEEPDEDEDEERDEAEEDEEAEEDERPARRPAARRRTTPAVRRTTSGSRRGTPERRSTARRRQEA from the coding sequence ATGGCTGCGAAAGCACTCGAAGAGGTCACCCGCAAGCTCGGCGAGACCGCGACCGGAGCCGCGAGCAGGGCCAAGAAGACGGCCGAGTCCGGCACACCGCAGCAGCAGCTGCAGGACTCGCTGCGGAATCTCACGGGAACCATCGCCGAGCGTGCTCTCATGCGTGTCGCCGACCGGGTATCGGGAACAGCCGATCGCCTCACCCAAGTGGCCGAGGGCGGCGGCGGCAACCTGTTGTCGGCGTTGACCGGGGTCGAGAAGCTCGCCGAAGGCAAATCACCGATGTCCGCGGCGATGAGCGCGGGTGTGGAGAAGCTCAAGAGCTCCGCCACGGAGAAGTTCCAGGATGTCAAGGAGTCCCTGACCGGAGGCAAAGGCAAGGGCAGCGGCGGCAAGAAGCTCAAGCTGACCAATATCGTCGAGCACATCGATGTCGGTGTCCCGATCGACCTCGCCTACGACCAGTGGACCCAGTTCGCGGACTTCCCGAAGTTCATGAAGAAGGTCGAGCAAGTCGAGCAGGTCTCCGACGAGAAGCTCGAATGGTCCGGCAAGGTCTTCTGGTCCAAGCGGACCTGGAGTTCCACCATCGTCGAGCAGGTGCCGTTCGAGCGGATCGTGTGGCGCTCGAAGGGCCACAAAGGCTATATCGACGGCGCGGTGACCTTCCACGAACTCACCCCCGATCTGACGCGGATCATCGTGGTGCTCGAGTACCACCCCGCCGGGTTCTTCGAGAAGACCGCCAACCTCTGGCGTGCGGCCGGCCGCCGGGTTCGTCTGGAGCTCAAGCATTTCCAGCGTCACGTCATGACCGAGAGCGTGCTGCACCCCGACGACATCGTGGGCTGGCACGGCGAAATCCGTGACAAGAAGGTGGTCAAGGACGACGAGACAGCCCGTCGTGAGGAGGAGGAAGAAGGCGAGGACGAGGAACGCGACGAGGCCGGCGAAGGCGAGGAGCGCGACGAAGCCGAGGAAGAGGAGACGGACGAGGACGAAGAACCCGACGAAGACGAAGAACCTGACGAGGACGAGGGCGAACGAGACGAGGCCGAGGAAGAAGAACCCGACGAGGACGAAGACGAAGAACGCGACGAGGCCGAGGAAGACGAGGAAGCCGAGGAAGACGAGCGGCCCGCCCGTCGGCCCGCGGCGCGCCGGCGCACCACACCGGCGGTGCGTCGCACCACATCAGGGAGCAGGCGCGGCACCCCGGAACGCCGTTCGACCGCGCGCAGGAGGCAAGAAGCATGA
- the gvpJ gene encoding gas vesicle protein GvpJ gives MTIEPAGGGGVAARPNSSGLADVIDTILDKGLVIDAFVRVSLVGIELVTIDARVVVASVDTYLRFAEAVNRLEISDTEPKGLPDLVGEVASGGAKHKTQGALEAAGEKVLNFMDDVEARREKQSRSTKRRED, from the coding sequence ATGACTATCGAACCCGCGGGTGGCGGCGGCGTCGCGGCCCGCCCGAACTCTTCGGGCTTGGCCGACGTCATCGACACGATTTTGGACAAAGGCCTGGTCATCGACGCGTTCGTGCGCGTGTCGCTGGTCGGTATCGAACTGGTGACCATCGACGCCAGAGTCGTGGTGGCCAGCGTCGACACTTATCTGCGATTCGCCGAGGCCGTCAATCGACTGGAGATCTCCGACACCGAACCGAAGGGCCTGCCTGACCTGGTCGGCGAGGTCGCCAGCGGCGGTGCCAAGCACAAGACCCAGGGCGCGCTCGAGGCCGCCGGCGAGAAAGTCCTGAACTTCATGGACGACGTCGAGGCGAGGCGCGAGAAGCAGAGCCGGTCGACGAAACGCAGGGAGGATTGA
- a CDS encoding GvpL/GvpF family gas vesicle protein, whose product MSTEQATEAREKESAGSTAVYVYGIVPADVEPEEQASGVGERGVSVVRHGEIAALVSEISTDRPLGTPADMTAHAELLDGSAAVVPVLPLRFGAVMSTTEAVEKELLEAHEDEFRSALEELEGRAQFVVKGRYVEKTILRELLDENAEAARLRDAIRDKDADATRDARMALGEIINQGIESKRAQDTRRVLDALDELEPLVNERPPTHEQDAVHVAILVEVARQGDLEDALARLADEWEDRVTFSLLGPMAAYDFVMKRAPEGEG is encoded by the coding sequence ATGTCCACCGAACAAGCGACCGAAGCGCGAGAGAAGGAAAGCGCTGGGAGTACCGCGGTGTACGTCTACGGGATCGTGCCCGCGGATGTGGAACCCGAGGAGCAGGCCTCCGGTGTCGGCGAGCGCGGCGTCAGTGTGGTGCGACACGGGGAGATCGCCGCGTTGGTCAGCGAGATCTCGACCGACCGCCCGCTCGGCACCCCTGCCGACATGACCGCGCACGCGGAGCTGCTGGACGGCTCGGCCGCCGTGGTACCGGTGCTGCCGCTGCGGTTCGGAGCCGTCATGTCCACCACGGAAGCGGTGGAGAAGGAGCTGCTCGAGGCCCACGAGGACGAATTCCGCTCGGCGCTCGAGGAATTGGAAGGTCGGGCGCAGTTCGTGGTCAAGGGTCGCTACGTCGAGAAGACGATCCTGCGGGAACTGCTCGACGAGAACGCCGAGGCGGCTCGGTTGCGTGACGCGATCCGTGACAAGGACGCGGATGCCACGCGCGACGCCAGGATGGCGCTCGGCGAGATCATCAACCAGGGCATCGAATCGAAACGAGCCCAGGACACCCGCCGGGTGCTCGATGCGCTCGACGAGCTGGAACCCCTGGTCAACGAGCGGCCCCCGACCCATGAGCAGGACGCGGTGCACGTCGCGATCCTCGTGGAGGTGGCCAGGCAGGGCGACTTGGAGGACGCGTTGGCAAGGCTCGCCGACGAGTGGGAGGACCGCGTGACCTTTTCGCTGCTCGGCCCGATGGCGGCTTACGACTTCGTGATGAAGCGCGCACCGGAAGGGGAGGGCTGA
- a CDS encoding gas vesicle protein GvpG gives MGLISAIVTLPLAPVRGVIWLGQVIQDEVERQLNDPATIRRELEAIDEARAAGQLSEEEHAQAQQAVLDRMMRPRGNA, from the coding sequence GTGGGGTTGATCTCGGCGATCGTCACGTTGCCGCTCGCTCCGGTCCGCGGCGTGATCTGGCTCGGTCAGGTCATCCAGGACGAAGTCGAACGGCAGCTGAACGATCCGGCGACCATCCGGCGTGAGCTCGAGGCGATCGACGAGGCCAGGGCGGCCGGTCAACTGTCCGAGGAAGAGCACGCGCAGGCCCAGCAGGCCGTTCTCGACCGGATGATGCGCCCGCGCGGCAATGCCTGA
- the gvpO gene encoding gas vesicle protein GvpO — MCARRADDETEDGGGRSPCRTAGQAAAVAIAALAELTSKQAEGATSAEPIEEGWLVEVEVLEDRRIPSSADMLALYEVELDSDGNLVAYRRTRRYSRGSTDIGARGTP; from the coding sequence GTGTGCGCCCGGAGAGCGGATGACGAGACCGAGGACGGCGGCGGCCGATCGCCTTGCCGGACCGCCGGGCAGGCGGCCGCGGTGGCGATCGCGGCGCTGGCCGAGCTGACTTCGAAGCAGGCCGAGGGAGCGACCTCGGCCGAGCCCATCGAGGAGGGCTGGCTGGTGGAGGTCGAGGTGCTCGAGGACCGTCGCATCCCCTCGTCGGCGGACATGCTCGCGCTCTACGAGGTCGAGCTCGATTCGGACGGGAATCTGGTGGCGTACCGCAGAACCCGGCGTTACAGCCGTGGTAGCACCGATATCGGCGCGAGGGGTACGCCATGA
- the gvpJ gene encoding gas vesicle protein GvpJ: MTVVNSGSPAPEPYGGGHRSTNLGDILERVLDKGLVIAGDIQVNLLDIELLTIKLRLVVASLETAKAVGIDWWETDPWLNSKARALERQDHDLELENQKLRDRIAELESRKEIGGKPIERAREREEERGRD; the protein is encoded by the coding sequence ATGACCGTCGTGAACAGCGGATCACCGGCGCCGGAGCCGTACGGCGGCGGCCACCGGTCGACGAACCTCGGCGACATCCTCGAGCGGGTCCTCGACAAGGGCCTGGTCATCGCGGGCGACATTCAAGTCAATCTGCTCGATATCGAACTCCTCACGATCAAGCTGCGACTGGTGGTCGCGTCGCTGGAAACCGCGAAGGCGGTGGGCATCGACTGGTGGGAGACCGATCCCTGGCTCAACAGCAAGGCACGCGCCCTCGAGCGGCAGGACCACGATCTCGAACTCGAGAACCAGAAGCTGCGCGATCGGATCGCCGAACTGGAATCGCGAAAGGAGATCGGCGGCAAGCCCATCGAGCGCGCACGCGAACGGGAGGAAGAGCGAGGCCGTGACTGA
- a CDS encoding GvpL/GvpF family gas vesicle protein has protein sequence MTDADGVWLYAVTSAADLGEDLGDLTGVAGEAVRAVVSGDLAAVVGSVPLAVFGDEPLRRNLEDLTWLEATARAHDAVVSALARRGAAVPLRLAVVFLDDDRVRGMLDERRAAFESALDLIRGRTEWGVKAYGDRAALTAAVAEADLARTERGGAGTAYLLRRRAQLSARETVERDAAERADQIHERLVRQAAAGRRQPLTDPVLNGRRDWMVLNGTYLVDDDRADEFAAVVEDLGKQFPGIRLELTGPWPPYSFAGAEREV, from the coding sequence GTGACTGACGCCGACGGAGTCTGGCTGTACGCGGTGACCAGCGCCGCGGACCTCGGGGAAGACCTGGGCGACCTGACCGGCGTGGCCGGGGAGGCGGTGCGGGCGGTGGTATCCGGCGATCTCGCGGCAGTCGTGGGATCGGTGCCGCTCGCGGTCTTCGGTGACGAGCCGCTGCGCCGGAATCTGGAGGATCTGACGTGGCTGGAGGCGACGGCTCGGGCTCACGACGCCGTGGTCTCCGCGCTGGCGCGACGGGGCGCGGCCGTGCCGCTGCGCTTGGCCGTCGTGTTCCTCGACGACGACCGAGTGCGCGGCATGCTCGACGAACGCCGCGCGGCCTTCGAGTCGGCGCTGGACCTGATCCGGGGGCGGACCGAGTGGGGCGTCAAAGCCTACGGCGACCGGGCCGCGCTCACCGCCGCGGTGGCCGAGGCCGATCTGGCCAGGACCGAAAGAGGCGGCGCGGGAACGGCTTATCTGCTACGGCGGCGCGCGCAGTTGTCCGCGCGCGAAACCGTCGAACGCGACGCGGCCGAGCGCGCCGACCAGATTCACGAGCGCCTGGTCCGCCAGGCCGCGGCGGGTCGGCGTCAGCCGCTGACCGATCCGGTGCTCAACGGCCGCCGGGACTGGATGGTGCTGAACGGCACCTACCTCGTCGACGACGACCGCGCCGACGAATTCGCCGCGGTGGTCGAGGATCTCGGGAAGCAGTTCCCCGGCATCCGGCTCGAGCTCACCGGGCCGTGGCCGCCGTATTCGTTCGCCGGTGCCGAACGGGAGGTGTGA
- a CDS encoding gas vesicle protein, whose product MTRTDSERRVALIDLLDRVLAGGVVVTGDIRLSIADVDMVQISLRALISSVSTISVNPLAPVARSALEPTPDD is encoded by the coding sequence ATGACGCGCACCGACAGCGAGCGACGCGTCGCGCTCATCGATCTGCTGGATCGGGTGCTCGCGGGTGGCGTCGTCGTCACCGGCGACATCAGGCTCTCCATCGCGGACGTCGACATGGTCCAGATCTCGCTGCGCGCCCTGATCTCCTCCGTCAGCACCATCTCCGTCAACCCGCTCGCGCCGGTGGCGCGCAGTGCACTGGAACCGACCCCGGATGACTGA
- a CDS encoding gas vesicle protein K, which produces MTEFDGLSPRIDADPESVERGLVTLVLTLVELLRQLMERQALRRVDDGDLSEAQIERIGTTLMLLEQRMDELRDHFGLTPEDLNIDLGPLGTLLPEQ; this is translated from the coding sequence ATGACTGAATTCGACGGCCTGTCACCGCGTATCGACGCCGATCCCGAATCCGTCGAACGCGGACTCGTCACGCTCGTGCTCACCCTGGTGGAGCTGCTGCGGCAGTTGATGGAGCGCCAGGCGCTGCGCCGCGTGGACGACGGTGACCTGAGCGAGGCGCAGATCGAACGCATCGGCACCACCCTCATGCTGCTCGAGCAGCGCATGGACGAACTGCGCGACCACTTCGGTCTCACACCCGAGGACCTGAACATCGACCTCGGACCCCTGGGGACGCTTTTGCCCGAACAGTGA
- a CDS encoding alpha/beta fold hydrolase, with translation MSITSTVATSAGRRATVSTRDGVELALREYGPADAELTVVLLHGHCLRTASWAYVRDALMRKYPGGRLVCYDHRGHGDSAVASRQTYNLEQLGHDLRDVLDAVAPSGPVVLVGHSMGGMTALTYASLYPHEIGTRVVGVALIATAANGLADAGFGRLLRNPVISLFQAAVRRAPSMMQHAKRMACKVFAPLIRTAEFGDRKVSPRVLTLANAMHNQTSIVTMASFLSAFMVYDQTDALAVLSKIPTLVLCGSADLMTPPSHSVAMAATIEYSDLVMVEGAGHSVILEQPRHVADALARLLERAGGTPVAEDPDLLLAA, from the coding sequence ACGGTCTCGACCCGAGACGGCGTCGAACTCGCCCTTCGCGAATACGGCCCGGCAGACGCGGAGCTCACCGTGGTGCTCCTGCACGGACACTGCCTGCGCACCGCGTCTTGGGCCTACGTCCGCGACGCGCTGATGCGCAAGTATCCGGGCGGCCGGCTCGTCTGCTACGACCACCGTGGCCACGGCGACTCCGCCGTCGCGTCCCGCCAGACTTACAACCTCGAGCAGCTCGGCCACGACCTGCGCGATGTGCTCGACGCCGTCGCCCCCTCCGGGCCGGTCGTGCTGGTCGGCCATTCGATGGGTGGCATGACCGCGCTGACCTACGCCAGCCTGTACCCGCACGAGATCGGCACTCGCGTCGTCGGCGTCGCGCTCATCGCGACCGCCGCCAACGGGCTCGCCGACGCGGGCTTCGGCCGCCTCCTGCGCAACCCGGTCATTTCCTTGTTCCAGGCCGCCGTCCGGCGCGCGCCGAGCATGATGCAGCACGCGAAGCGCATGGCCTGCAAGGTTTTCGCACCCCTCATCCGCACCGCCGAGTTCGGCGATCGCAAGGTCAGCCCTCGGGTGCTGACCCTCGCCAACGCGATGCACAATCAGACGTCGATCGTGACGATGGCGAGCTTCCTGAGCGCGTTCATGGTCTACGACCAGACCGACGCGCTCGCCGTCCTCTCCAAGATCCCGACGCTGGTGCTGTGCGGCTCGGCCGACCTGATGACGCCGCCCTCGCACTCCGTGGCGATGGCCGCCACCATCGAGTACTCGGACCTGGTCATGGTCGAGGGCGCGGGCCACTCGGTGATCCTCGAGCAGCCCCGCCACGTCGCCGACGCCCTCGCCCGCCTGCTGGAACGAGCGGGCGGCACCCCCGTGGCCGAGGATCCAGACCTCCTGCTCGCCGCATAG